One segment of Vespa velutina chromosome 17, iVesVel2.1, whole genome shotgun sequence DNA contains the following:
- the LOC124955249 gene encoding uncharacterized protein LOC124955249 — MRAAEAVILYDAKVWAEALRHEKYRKRIVAVQRRSTLRIACSYRTVFEPVVPVVAVVIPIDLQAKESQFVQQQKAVLGKEEASRIARSTSIEAGKSRWEQKPRGRWTARLISRIDNWINREEREVDFYLTQFWTGHGLFLSYLAKMRKVAEGNCPYGDSTNDDDHHTFFRSSRYSIERQALEQDLGDISPDNVVEKMLRVQEEWKKVA; from the coding sequence ATGCGCGCTGCCGAAGCAGTGATACTGTACGACGCAAAAGTTTGGGCCGAGGCGCTGCGACACGAAAAATATCGCAAGCGCATAGTTGCGGTACAGAGAAGGAGCACTCTCCGAATCGCGTGCTCCTACCGCACGGTCTTTGAGCCCGTAGTGCCAGTGGTCGCGGTGGTAATCCCGATCGACCTACAAGCCAAGGAGAGCCAATTCGTCCAACAACAGAAGGCCGTTTTGGGGAAGGAGGAGGCATCAAGGATAGCTAGATCTACCAGCATCGAGGCCGGGAAAAGCAGATGGGAACAGAAACCTAGGGGCAGATGGACTGCCAGACTCATCAGTCGAATAGACAACTGGATAAACCGGGAGGAAAGAGAGGTCGACTTCTACCTCACCCAATTCTGGACAGGGCATGGCCTGTTCCTCTCCTACCTCGCAAAAATGAGGAAGGTAGCAGAAGGAAACTGCCCCTATGGAGACTCGaccaacgacgacgaccacCACACGTTCTTCAGAAGTTCCCGGTATAGCATTGAACGACAAGCCTTGGAGCAGGACCTCGGAGACATATCGCCAGACAATGTTGTCGAGAAAATGCTCCGAGTTCAGGAGGAGTGGAAGAAGGTGGCCTGA